A genomic region of Kribbella sp. NBC_00382 contains the following coding sequences:
- a CDS encoding right-handed parallel beta-helix repeat-containing protein, translated as MTEPKKKSRKGLRAVAVVGVLGIAGFVLLQTTASGSPNATPSPTPKPSATTPSTTPKPQPPDATQPTTPGEAKDDKAIDRLPYPGDPEAEAAYVADEDRRLVEVRTVDSLARWSKTSLNSPYRIATGSAYTLVLTPRREVYTIKDLLGLAPQTFIRQPDGGYLLSEHVVIQNGATLNLASSGGLTLRLASDDKGFVSIVNYGGVLNVQGANGRPVRISSWNRDTDGPDTLTNDGRAYIRSLGGQVRFRYAELSDLGFWSGRTGGLSLTGTDRPNSGSLDKLGETMRVGKRATKERQAEKDAGKKADPGTTGLNGAGKNSLSQVLPAGKLPLPEVDIADPEYSYVSALIQNTTIKRNAFGLFAASANGLDIRDSKFDDSLVDGIVMHRYVTNAVIDSSTADGNAGDGFVLSRATTGIVLSEIEASRNHRNGLTMSGLPLADGPSATGSSLGSYGNNTVSNSKLIDNARYGVEVIGGTNIGVNANDLQGNDMGVVVRGGAEDVSVVGNRVTEPIRQGIAIRDGVTKSVVTGNIISGGNTSVYLRDSAATVQRNTMSDADSHAISLVGSVSETKVTENTISGRGPSAIDTKRAADVNMHRWKNDEDNWHDTTPFVVTLKRFLQPLTAMWICLAALLIFTAARGSRRIRKVVHPYADKRPVTDGRSVPAGAVPVAGDNNNHLGAR; from the coding sequence ATGACCGAGCCCAAGAAGAAGAGCCGCAAGGGCCTCCGGGCCGTCGCCGTGGTCGGAGTGCTCGGTATTGCCGGGTTCGTCCTCTTGCAGACCACCGCCTCCGGCTCGCCCAACGCGACACCGTCGCCAACACCGAAGCCCAGCGCGACCACGCCCAGTACCACCCCGAAGCCGCAGCCACCGGACGCGACCCAGCCGACCACACCCGGCGAGGCCAAGGACGACAAGGCGATCGACCGGCTCCCCTACCCGGGTGACCCGGAGGCCGAAGCGGCGTACGTCGCCGACGAGGACCGCCGCCTGGTAGAGGTCCGCACGGTCGACTCGCTGGCCCGGTGGAGCAAGACGTCCCTCAATTCGCCGTACCGGATCGCCACTGGTTCGGCGTACACGCTGGTCCTGACGCCGCGCCGTGAGGTCTACACGATCAAGGACCTGCTCGGGCTCGCCCCGCAGACCTTCATCCGGCAGCCGGACGGCGGCTACCTGCTGTCCGAGCACGTCGTGATCCAGAACGGCGCGACGCTGAACCTGGCCTCGTCCGGCGGCCTCACGCTGCGACTGGCCAGCGACGACAAGGGTTTCGTCTCGATCGTCAACTACGGCGGCGTGCTGAACGTCCAGGGTGCGAACGGCCGGCCGGTCCGGATCTCCAGCTGGAACCGCGACACCGACGGCCCGGACACGCTGACCAACGACGGCCGGGCCTACATCCGCTCGCTCGGTGGCCAGGTCCGCTTCCGGTACGCCGAACTGTCCGACCTCGGCTTCTGGAGCGGCCGCACCGGCGGGCTGTCGCTCACCGGTACCGACCGCCCCAACAGCGGATCGCTGGACAAGCTCGGCGAGACGATGCGGGTCGGCAAGCGCGCCACCAAGGAACGCCAGGCCGAGAAGGACGCCGGCAAGAAGGCCGACCCCGGTACTACGGGACTGAACGGCGCGGGCAAGAACAGCCTCAGCCAGGTCCTCCCGGCCGGCAAGCTGCCGCTGCCCGAGGTGGACATCGCGGATCCGGAGTACAGCTACGTCTCCGCGCTGATCCAGAACACCACGATCAAGCGGAACGCGTTCGGGCTGTTCGCGGCCAGCGCCAACGGCCTCGACATCCGGGACAGCAAGTTCGACGACAGCCTGGTCGACGGCATCGTGATGCACCGCTACGTCACCAACGCCGTGATCGACTCCAGTACCGCCGACGGCAACGCCGGTGACGGTTTCGTGTTGTCCAGGGCAACGACCGGCATCGTGCTGTCCGAGATCGAGGCCAGCCGCAACCACCGCAACGGGCTGACCATGTCCGGCCTGCCGCTGGCCGACGGACCGAGCGCGACCGGCTCCAGCCTGGGCAGCTACGGCAACAACACCGTGTCCAACAGCAAGCTGATCGACAACGCCCGGTACGGCGTCGAGGTGATCGGCGGCACCAACATCGGCGTCAACGCGAACGACCTGCAGGGCAACGACATGGGCGTCGTGGTCCGGGGCGGCGCCGAGGACGTCTCGGTGGTCGGCAACCGGGTCACCGAGCCGATCCGGCAAGGCATCGCGATCCGCGACGGCGTCACCAAGTCCGTTGTCACCGGCAACATCATCAGCGGCGGCAACACCAGCGTGTACCTGCGCGACTCGGCCGCCACGGTGCAGCGCAACACGATGTCGGACGCCGACTCGCACGCCATCTCGCTGGTCGGCTCGGTGAGCGAGACCAAGGTCACCGAGAACACCATCAGCGGCCGGGGCCCGAGCGCGATCGACACCAAGCGGGCCGCGGACGTCAACATGCACCGCTGGAAGAACGACGAGGACAACTGGCACGACACCACGCCGTTCGTGGTCACCCTGAAGCGGTTCCTGCAGCCGCTGACCGCGATGTGGATCTGCCTCGCCGCCCTGCTGATCTTCACCGCCGCCCGGGGCTCGCGCCGGATCCGGAAGGTCGTCCACCCGTACGCCGACAAGCGCCCGGTGACCGATGGCAGGAGCGTGCCGGCCGGCGCGGTCCCGGTCGCCGGCGACAACAACAACCACTTGGGAGCCAGATGA
- a CDS encoding glycosyltransferase gives MSRFSLADIWDRITHFSLSMDDLSQWRNLVPLAAAGIVVWALWLYRFFLSRLAKPIENDFTTTTSVVVPSFHEDPDILMRCLESWRAQNPDEIIIVLDVADTEAYERLVALDDPRINPILFKHAGKRSALGVGIRAASYDVLLLVDSDTSWEPGLLKAVQRPFIDPEVGAVSTQQNVHERTTSVWRRVANWLVNLRYYDYVPAMGAAGAVACVSGRTGAYRRSVVMPVLENLENEFFLGRRCIAGDDGRLTWLVLASGYKTVHQSSAKALSMFPSTFRAFAKQRIRWSRNSYRCYLTAVYKGWLWRVPLVTKVTVLQILLTPVTMGITIGYMVFSRLDWTWQSFALAAVWMTIARGIRGISHLRRHPGEIVLLPLIAVTVILIALPIKLYAFVTMNKQGWLTRSEDTIGGEGQDAASLIRPNQNTTTTGQLQPAMHNEANRPKHASAELQTEPAS, from the coding sequence ATGAGCCGATTCAGCCTGGCTGACATCTGGGATCGCATCACGCATTTCTCATTGTCCATGGACGATCTTTCGCAATGGCGAAATCTGGTCCCGCTGGCAGCCGCCGGAATTGTGGTCTGGGCGCTCTGGCTGTACCGCTTCTTTCTGTCCCGGCTGGCCAAACCGATCGAGAACGACTTCACCACCACCACCTCGGTGGTGGTTCCTTCTTTTCACGAGGATCCCGACATCCTGATGCGCTGCCTGGAGAGCTGGCGAGCGCAGAACCCGGACGAGATCATCATCGTCCTGGACGTCGCGGACACCGAGGCCTATGAGCGGCTGGTCGCGCTCGACGACCCGCGGATCAACCCGATCCTGTTCAAGCACGCCGGCAAGCGCTCCGCGCTCGGCGTCGGGATCCGCGCCGCCTCCTACGACGTGCTGCTGCTGGTCGACTCGGACACGAGCTGGGAGCCCGGCCTGCTGAAGGCTGTGCAGCGCCCGTTCATCGACCCCGAGGTCGGCGCCGTCAGCACCCAGCAGAACGTGCACGAGCGCACCACCAGCGTCTGGCGCCGGGTCGCCAACTGGCTGGTCAACCTCCGGTACTACGACTACGTGCCCGCGATGGGCGCGGCCGGCGCGGTCGCCTGCGTCTCGGGCCGCACCGGCGCGTACCGGCGCAGTGTCGTGATGCCGGTGCTGGAGAACCTGGAGAACGAGTTCTTCCTCGGCCGGCGCTGTATCGCCGGTGACGACGGCCGGCTGACCTGGCTGGTACTCGCCTCCGGCTACAAGACCGTGCACCAGTCGTCGGCCAAGGCGCTCTCGATGTTCCCCTCCACCTTCCGCGCCTTTGCCAAGCAGCGGATCCGCTGGAGCCGCAACTCGTACCGCTGCTACCTGACGGCCGTCTACAAGGGCTGGCTGTGGCGGGTCCCGCTGGTGACCAAGGTGACCGTGCTGCAGATCCTGCTGACGCCGGTGACGATGGGCATCACCATCGGCTACATGGTCTTCAGCCGGCTCGACTGGACCTGGCAGAGCTTCGCGCTGGCCGCGGTCTGGATGACGATCGCCCGCGGCATCCGCGGCATCTCCCACCTGCGCAGACATCCGGGCGAGATCGTGCTGCTGCCGCTGATCGCCGTCACCGTCATCCTGATCGCGCTGCCGATCAAGCTGTACGCCTTCGTGACGATGAACAAGCAGGGCTGGCTGACCCGGTCCGAGGACACCATCGGCGGCGAGGGCCAGGACGCGGCCTCGCTGATCCGCCCGAACCAGAACACCACCACCACGGGCCAACTGCAGCCGGCCATGCACAACGAAGCGAACCGCCCCAAGCACGCGTCCGCCGAGCTGCAGACGGAGCCCGCGTCATGA
- a CDS encoding OmpA family protein, with protein sequence MTTALAACNDTEKPSSAGSVPPTGPSSVTAPSTPGTPSTTGTTPTPSQDPECVPGAGRTVRKLPGVSVAEVVVPPLTYDDNGTQKTAVEGFTVPAQVIDAGCVIQYDAPGGCLGAVKITGATIPPVTIPGSMLAGSQKEFPGVTVPGKALPAVTSPQICQVKINGVLPTVTRKGVVRRGESRNGAARPGGFVKGDGTVPDLRIQTVKVPEVRLPDVDVDPARLESRKLPGQEKVEVFTGEGKISYVAPGDVLFDTDKATIRPDAAKALHAIAVKIKGEHPGAKLRVEGHTDDRGDATYGLKLSERRAQAVAQYLIGTEHFAAAQITTKGFGETAPAVPNTSDANRQKNRRVVITVASR encoded by the coding sequence GTGACGACTGCTCTGGCGGCTTGCAACGACACCGAAAAGCCCTCCTCCGCGGGTTCCGTCCCGCCGACCGGGCCGTCCTCGGTGACCGCTCCGTCGACTCCTGGCACGCCGTCGACGACCGGTACGACGCCCACGCCCAGCCAGGATCCGGAGTGTGTCCCGGGCGCCGGGCGGACCGTCCGGAAGCTTCCTGGAGTCAGTGTGGCCGAGGTGGTCGTCCCGCCGCTGACCTATGACGACAACGGCACCCAGAAGACCGCGGTCGAGGGATTCACGGTCCCGGCGCAGGTCATCGACGCCGGCTGCGTGATCCAGTACGACGCTCCCGGTGGCTGCCTGGGCGCGGTCAAGATCACCGGCGCGACGATTCCGCCGGTGACGATCCCGGGCAGCATGCTGGCCGGGAGCCAGAAGGAGTTCCCCGGGGTGACCGTGCCCGGCAAGGCGCTGCCTGCCGTGACGTCGCCCCAGATCTGCCAGGTGAAGATCAATGGCGTGCTGCCCACGGTGACCCGCAAGGGCGTAGTACGGCGTGGGGAGTCCAGGAACGGCGCCGCCCGGCCGGGTGGCTTCGTGAAGGGCGACGGGACCGTTCCTGACCTGCGGATACAGACAGTGAAGGTGCCCGAGGTCAGGCTGCCCGACGTGGATGTCGATCCTGCCCGATTGGAGTCCCGCAAGCTGCCCGGGCAAGAGAAAGTCGAGGTTTTCACCGGCGAGGGCAAGATCTCCTACGTCGCTCCCGGTGACGTCCTGTTCGACACCGACAAGGCCACCATCCGTCCGGATGCGGCCAAGGCGCTGCATGCGATCGCGGTCAAGATCAAGGGAGAACATCCGGGCGCGAAGCTGCGGGTCGAGGGTCATACCGACGATCGCGGCGACGCGACGTACGGGCTGAAGCTGTCCGAGCGGCGGGCCCAGGCGGTCGCGCAGTACCTGATCGGGACCGAGCACTTCGCCGCCGCGCAGATCACCACCAAAGGCTTCGGGGAGACCGCCCCGGCCGTTCCGAACACCTCGGATGCCAATCGGCAGAAAAACCGCCGGGTGGTCATCACGGTCGCATCAAGGTAA
- a CDS encoding TlpA family protein disulfide reductase — protein MSPGIIVLVSAVALGVVLSVLKSRFDGRFRGTRAVRAAGEKEAVDDATSAADRISAADLGTGLGERATMLQFSSAFCAPCRATRRTLVEVEAMVPGVKHVELDAESHLELVRRLDIMRTPTVLVLDATGAIVTRASGQPRKADVIAALGTAVDATISPG, from the coding sequence ATGAGCCCCGGGATCATCGTGCTGGTCAGCGCCGTCGCCCTCGGCGTCGTGCTGAGCGTGCTCAAGTCCCGGTTCGACGGCCGGTTCCGCGGTACCCGCGCGGTCCGGGCAGCTGGTGAGAAGGAAGCAGTGGACGACGCGACATCGGCAGCGGACCGGATCTCGGCCGCGGACCTCGGTACCGGGCTCGGCGAGCGGGCCACCATGCTCCAGTTCTCGTCGGCCTTCTGTGCGCCGTGCCGGGCCACCCGGCGGACGCTCGTCGAGGTCGAGGCGATGGTCCCCGGCGTGAAGCACGTCGAGCTGGACGCCGAGTCACACCTCGAGCTGGTCCGCCGGCTCGACATCATGCGGACCCCGACGGTGCTGGTGCTCGACGCGACCGGCGCGATCGTCACCCGCGCGAGCGGCCAGCCCCGCAAAGCCGACGTGATCGCCGCTCTGGGGACCGCCGTCGATGCCACCATCAGCCCCGGATAG
- a CDS encoding RDD family protein: protein MSFPAGWYDDPQDPTQQRYWDGGFWTDYRRPREGPPPYQGQFGQGGEPAQDEPGFGPGLGQPGMGRQGYGPQGHAQQGFGYGPRVPSTPDGQQLAGWWKRVAARIIDSIIVFVIGLPFTGYFFYRYIQAVNDSDIFATPAAGATPSFELPVEIYQWAIPLSIIGLLVELAYSYFFLTRTGATPGKKAMGLSVRLRAVPGPPTGSTVLKRWASTSVFGFICGCLSLVDVLFPLWDDKKQALHDKIADTNVVVGPQQRR from the coding sequence ATGAGCTTCCCGGCTGGCTGGTACGACGATCCGCAGGACCCGACCCAGCAGAGGTACTGGGACGGCGGGTTCTGGACGGACTACCGCCGGCCGCGCGAGGGCCCGCCGCCGTATCAGGGCCAGTTCGGCCAAGGTGGTGAGCCTGCGCAGGATGAGCCTGGCTTCGGACCGGGGCTCGGGCAGCCGGGGATGGGGCGGCAGGGGTACGGGCCGCAAGGCCATGCCCAGCAGGGATTCGGCTACGGGCCGCGGGTGCCGTCGACCCCGGACGGCCAGCAGCTCGCCGGCTGGTGGAAGCGCGTGGCGGCGCGGATCATCGACTCGATCATCGTGTTCGTGATCGGCCTGCCGTTCACCGGCTACTTCTTCTACCGGTACATCCAGGCGGTCAACGACAGCGACATCTTCGCTACGCCGGCCGCTGGGGCCACGCCGAGCTTCGAGCTGCCGGTGGAGATCTACCAGTGGGCCATCCCGCTGTCGATCATCGGCCTGCTGGTCGAGCTGGCCTACTCCTACTTCTTCCTGACCCGGACCGGCGCGACGCCGGGCAAGAAGGCGATGGGGCTCAGCGTGCGGCTGCGCGCGGTCCCCGGTCCGCCGACCGGGTCGACGGTGCTGAAGCGCTGGGCCAGTACCAGCGTGTTCGGCTTCATCTGCGGCTGCCTGAGCCTGGTCGACGTGCTCTTCCCGCTCTGGGACGACAAGAAGCAGGCGCTGCACGACAAGATCGCCGATACCAACGTCGTGGTCGGGCCGCAGCAGCGCCGGTGA
- a CDS encoding DUF4395 domain-containing protein, with protein sequence MSTPAAQQPQVDPRGLRFAAALTTVVLALTLILNNPWPLVVQAVVFAISVFFGVQASPYGQLFKRLVRPRLGPPKELEDAAPPRFAQLVGLVFAVLGLIGYFAGVELLAVVATGFALVAAFVNAAVGLCLGCEAYLLIHRIRTPSTATTS encoded by the coding sequence ATGTCCACTCCGGCGGCACAACAGCCCCAGGTCGACCCGCGCGGACTGCGGTTCGCCGCGGCGCTGACCACGGTCGTCCTGGCGCTGACCCTGATCCTGAACAACCCCTGGCCACTCGTGGTGCAGGCGGTCGTGTTCGCGATCTCGGTCTTCTTCGGCGTCCAGGCCTCGCCGTACGGGCAGCTGTTCAAGCGGCTGGTCCGGCCGCGCCTCGGTCCGCCCAAGGAGCTGGAGGACGCGGCGCCGCCGCGGTTCGCGCAACTGGTCGGGCTGGTCTTCGCGGTCCTCGGCCTGATCGGGTACTTCGCCGGCGTCGAGCTGCTCGCCGTGGTCGCCACCGGGTTCGCCCTGGTCGCCGCGTTCGTGAACGCGGCCGTCGGGCTCTGCCTCGGCTGCGAGGCCTATCTGCTGATCCACCGCATTCGTACGCCATCCACCGCTACTACTTCTTAG
- a CDS encoding sulfurtransferase: MSRESSLVSADWVEEHKNDANVVLIEVDEDVSAYDGGHIAGAIKLDWKDDLQDQVRRDFVNQEQFSALLSERGVKNDDTVVLYGGNNNWFAAYAYWYFKLYGHGDVRLLDGGRKRWELDSRELTDEVVKREATEYQAKAPNLEIRAFRDEVNEAIGVKNLVDVRSPDEYAGRLLAPAHLPQEQAQRAGHIPTAVSIPWSKTANDDGTFRVDEELKTLYADAGVDFGKDTIAYCRIGERSAHSWFVLHEILGQANVKNYDGSWTEWGSLVGVPVALGDEPGKA, translated from the coding sequence ATGAGCAGGGAATCCTCGCTCGTCTCGGCCGACTGGGTCGAGGAGCACAAGAACGACGCCAACGTGGTCCTGATCGAGGTCGACGAAGACGTTTCGGCGTACGACGGCGGCCACATCGCCGGTGCGATCAAGCTGGACTGGAAGGACGACCTCCAGGACCAGGTCCGGCGCGACTTCGTCAACCAGGAGCAGTTCTCCGCGCTGCTGTCCGAGCGTGGCGTGAAGAACGACGACACCGTCGTGCTCTACGGCGGCAACAACAACTGGTTCGCGGCCTACGCGTACTGGTACTTCAAGCTCTACGGCCACGGTGACGTCCGCCTGCTCGACGGTGGCCGCAAGCGCTGGGAGCTGGACAGCCGCGAGCTGACCGACGAGGTGGTCAAGCGCGAGGCCACCGAGTACCAGGCCAAGGCACCGAACCTCGAGATCCGCGCCTTCCGCGACGAGGTCAACGAGGCCATCGGCGTGAAGAACCTGGTCGACGTGCGCAGCCCCGACGAGTACGCCGGCCGGCTGCTCGCCCCGGCGCACCTGCCGCAGGAGCAGGCCCAGCGTGCGGGTCACATCCCGACCGCGGTCAGCATCCCGTGGAGCAAGACCGCCAACGACGACGGCACCTTCCGCGTCGACGAGGAGCTGAAGACCCTGTACGCCGACGCCGGCGTGGACTTCGGCAAGGACACCATCGCGTACTGCCGGATCGGCGAGCGCTCGGCGCACAGCTGGTTCGTGCTGCACGAGATCCTCGGCCAGGCGAACGTCAAGAACTACGACGGTTCGTGGACCGAGTGGGGTTCGCTGGTCGGCGTACCGGTTGCCCTCGGCGACGAGCCCGGGAAGGCCTGA
- a CDS encoding DUF1416 domain-containing protein, with the protein MCGATKGGLDLKGVDVDKEAVIQGQVLRGEEPVNGAYVRLLDSTGEFTAEVPTSATGHFRFFAAPGTWTLRTLAPKADPVDRQVVAQYGEVAEVAVTV; encoded by the coding sequence ATGTGCGGAGCAACGAAGGGCGGCCTCGACCTCAAGGGCGTCGACGTCGACAAGGAAGCCGTGATCCAGGGCCAGGTACTGCGCGGCGAGGAGCCGGTCAACGGCGCCTACGTGCGGCTGCTCGACTCCACTGGTGAGTTCACGGCCGAGGTCCCGACCTCCGCGACGGGGCACTTCCGCTTCTTCGCGGCGCCCGGCACCTGGACGCTGCGGACGCTGGCACCGAAGGCCGACCCGGTCGACCGCCAGGTCGTCGCCCAGTACGGCGAGGTGGCCGAGGTGGCCGTCACCGTCTGA
- a CDS encoding LamG-like jellyroll fold domain-containing protein: MLRRVLVGLAALGLLAATAGPAMAVSQKLRWKFDNVSAVVTTVVDDSGKGHTGTAVTANGGQITAVAPGRDGIGQAVQFPAVCPGDACAKAVITSPDAADLNPGTAAFTYGAWINVTLAELTTDHGSNVYQKGLSTTSQWKLQLDKPATGAPSCVVREAGGLNPVVVLSTVGVADGNWHKVSCQRTASSLDILVDSVVRGSTALAPTYTISPAGQQVTLGAKSAGKNNDQYHGRLDDVYYNLD, translated from the coding sequence ATGTTGCGAAGAGTATTGGTGGGACTGGCCGCACTCGGCCTGCTGGCGGCGACGGCCGGGCCGGCGATGGCGGTCTCACAGAAACTGCGCTGGAAGTTCGACAACGTGAGCGCGGTCGTCACGACAGTCGTCGACGACAGCGGCAAGGGCCATACCGGTACAGCCGTGACGGCCAACGGTGGTCAGATCACCGCTGTCGCACCGGGCCGGGACGGGATCGGGCAAGCCGTGCAGTTCCCGGCGGTCTGTCCGGGCGACGCGTGCGCCAAGGCCGTCATCACCAGCCCTGATGCCGCGGATCTCAACCCAGGTACCGCCGCCTTCACCTACGGCGCCTGGATCAACGTGACGTTGGCCGAGCTCACCACCGACCACGGCTCGAACGTGTACCAGAAGGGCCTGTCGACCACCTCGCAGTGGAAGCTTCAGCTGGACAAGCCCGCGACGGGTGCGCCGAGCTGCGTGGTCCGGGAGGCCGGCGGGCTCAACCCAGTGGTGGTTCTGTCGACCGTCGGTGTTGCCGACGGCAACTGGCACAAGGTGTCCTGCCAGCGGACGGCGAGCTCACTCGACATCCTCGTCGACTCCGTCGTGCGGGGCAGCACCGCGTTGGCGCCGACCTACACGATCAGCCCGGCCGGGCAGCAGGTGACGCTCGGCGCGAAGAGCGCCGGCAAGAACAACGACCAGTACCACGGCCGGCTGGACGACGTTTACTACAACCTCGACTGA
- a CDS encoding choice-of-anchor P family protein: protein MRPRIGYKKLAAVGVAAVVGVASTIALTSGSASAAPVFGYSGYSFGTGIEAGIVQHGPNVVAQFSCTTDSSSKDRNDLATANINNQAIAQTVTTDTHAFNDAHGNGVTSNATAADIKVGNLLHLVGAKTTTTSVYKNGQLSYTGNTTFAAVKIGGVVVPSLLKPSPNFKVAVPGLGYIVLNRVGGVKTSAGIYSYAQAVVLHANVKNKYIPEGVDVAVLKTRAEITKPATAMVMGDAYGSTVQVDKLVKSGKTSYQATCQGTEGKTVKNSIAGIEIPKVASVGAIYTTKNGYMGAEKSAVNFTSHIAGVRVGSLRVGAIESSASAWKTKDGKVGIHSSSSVASIQVGNKTYQVATGPNAVLDIPGVAKLTFNQVVRQSRYVSVNALVIDVYSLNTKVVLGHSAAGVIG from the coding sequence ATGAGACCCCGCATCGGATACAAGAAGCTCGCTGCCGTCGGAGTTGCGGCGGTTGTCGGCGTAGCTTCGACGATCGCGCTGACCTCGGGTTCGGCGTCCGCCGCGCCGGTGTTTGGCTACAGCGGTTACTCGTTCGGCACCGGCATCGAGGCCGGTATCGTCCAGCACGGCCCGAACGTGGTCGCGCAGTTCAGCTGCACCACGGACTCGAGCTCGAAAGACCGCAACGATCTCGCCACCGCGAACATCAACAACCAGGCGATCGCGCAGACCGTCACCACCGACACCCACGCGTTCAACGACGCGCACGGCAACGGCGTGACCAGCAACGCGACCGCCGCCGACATCAAGGTCGGCAACCTGCTGCACCTGGTCGGCGCCAAGACCACCACCACGTCGGTCTACAAGAACGGCCAGCTGTCGTACACCGGCAACACCACCTTCGCCGCGGTGAAGATCGGTGGCGTCGTGGTTCCGTCGCTGCTGAAGCCGAGCCCGAACTTCAAGGTCGCCGTCCCGGGCCTGGGCTACATCGTGCTGAACCGCGTCGGTGGCGTGAAGACCAGCGCCGGCATCTACTCGTACGCGCAGGCCGTCGTGCTGCACGCGAACGTGAAGAACAAGTACATCCCCGAGGGTGTCGACGTCGCGGTCCTGAAGACCCGCGCCGAGATCACCAAGCCGGCCACGGCCATGGTGATGGGTGACGCCTACGGTTCGACCGTCCAGGTCGACAAGCTGGTGAAGTCGGGCAAGACCTCCTACCAGGCCACCTGCCAGGGCACGGAAGGAAAGACGGTCAAGAACTCGATCGCCGGTATCGAGATCCCGAAGGTCGCCTCCGTGGGCGCGATCTACACCACGAAGAACGGCTACATGGGCGCCGAGAAGTCGGCCGTCAACTTCACCTCGCACATCGCCGGCGTCCGCGTCGGTAGCCTGCGCGTCGGTGCGATCGAGTCGTCGGCTTCCGCCTGGAAGACCAAGGACGGCAAGGTCGGCATCCACTCCTCCTCGAGCGTCGCCTCGATCCAGGTCGGCAACAAGACCTACCAGGTCGCGACCGGCCCGAACGCAGTACTGGACATCCCCGGTGTCGCCAAGCTGACCTTCAACCAGGTCGTGCGTCAGAGCCGGTACGTGTCCGTCAACGCCCTGGTGATCGACGTCTACAGCCTGAACACCAAGGTCGTCCTCGGCCACTCGGCCGCCGGTGTGATCGGCTGA
- the dtd gene encoding D-aminoacyl-tRNA deacylase, producing the protein MRAVVQRVGQAAVSVEGEVVGAIDQPGLLVLLGVTHDDTPEKAASLAAKIWTLRILRDERSCADEQAPILAISQFTLYADTRKGRRPSWSAAAPGPVSEPLYDAFCTALEALGAKVERGRFGADMQVSLVNDGPVTLILDA; encoded by the coding sequence ATGAGAGCAGTAGTGCAGCGGGTCGGTCAGGCAGCGGTCAGCGTCGAGGGTGAAGTGGTCGGCGCGATCGACCAACCCGGGCTGCTGGTTCTGCTTGGCGTCACCCATGACGACACCCCCGAGAAGGCGGCCAGCCTGGCCGCGAAGATCTGGACCCTGCGGATCCTGCGTGACGAGCGGTCCTGCGCCGATGAGCAGGCCCCGATCCTCGCCATCAGCCAGTTCACCCTGTACGCCGATACGCGCAAGGGCCGTCGCCCGTCCTGGAGCGCCGCGGCACCCGGTCCCGTCTCCGAACCCTTGTACGACGCGTTCTGCACCGCACTGGAGGCCCTCGGCGCCAAGGTCGAGCGCGGCCGGTTCGGCGCCGACATGCAGGTGTCCCTCGTCAACGACGGCCCGGTCACCCTCATCCTCGACGCCTGA
- a CDS encoding 3-keto-5-aminohexanoate cleavage protein — MSGFRGVVRRNIPSGAGIWHDSFMTSTLITVAPTGAETAKADCPALPTTLEELVETAKRCEAAGAAMIHLHIRDGEHRPTLDLGRLTESVAAVRENTALIVQLSTGGAVTDPFDHRLRVLDAAPDSCSLTMGTVNFGDDVFMNPWPFVTELYQLTQEREVVPEFELFDLGQVAALGRLLDKYGLPYGGKVHCDLVMGVPGGMPGTTNALVAAVNGLPAGVTSWSATGVGRTTLPVALAALSCGGHLRVGMEDTLTLAKGQPVTHNAELVERAATIAALAQRPPMSPDDARDLLNIKRRP; from the coding sequence ATGTCCGGTTTTCGGGGCGTAGTACGGCGGAATATCCCGTCTGGGGCCGGGATCTGGCACGATTCGTTCATGACGTCGACGTTGATCACCGTTGCTCCCACCGGCGCCGAGACCGCTAAGGCGGACTGTCCGGCGCTGCCTACGACGCTCGAAGAGCTGGTTGAGACGGCTAAGCGGTGTGAGGCGGCGGGGGCCGCGATGATTCACCTTCACATCCGCGACGGGGAGCACCGGCCGACGCTGGATCTCGGGCGGCTGACCGAGTCGGTGGCCGCGGTGCGGGAGAACACGGCGCTGATCGTTCAGTTGTCAACCGGCGGTGCCGTGACGGATCCGTTCGACCACCGGCTGCGGGTGCTGGACGCGGCGCCGGACTCGTGTTCGCTGACGATGGGGACGGTCAACTTCGGGGACGACGTGTTCATGAACCCCTGGCCGTTCGTCACCGAGCTGTACCAGCTCACGCAGGAGCGCGAGGTGGTACCGGAGTTTGAGCTGTTCGACCTCGGACAGGTGGCGGCACTGGGACGGCTGCTGGACAAGTACGGGCTGCCGTACGGCGGCAAGGTGCACTGCGATCTGGTGATGGGCGTTCCGGGTGGCATGCCCGGTACTACGAACGCACTGGTTGCCGCAGTCAACGGTCTTCCCGCGGGTGTGACGTCTTGGTCGGCGACCGGCGTCGGCCGTACGACGCTGCCGGTCGCGCTGGCCGCGTTGTCCTGCGGCGGGCACCTCCGGGTCGGCATGGAAGACACGCTCACGTTGGCCAAGGGCCAGCCGGTCACCCACAACGCGGAGCTGGTCGAGCGCGCCGCCACCATCGCGGCGCTTGCTCAGCGGCCGCCGATGTCGCCCGACGACGCGCGCGACTTGCTGAATATCAAGCGCCGCCCCTGA